In Prunus dulcis chromosome 1, ALMONDv2, whole genome shotgun sequence, the following are encoded in one genomic region:
- the LOC117624516 gene encoding BURP domain protein RD22-like: MGFHLPLIFAILSLAAVALANHAAQPAPQLYWNSVLPNTQMPRSISELLHPDSTNEEKSTNIVNAVGDGKNKRSYSLRNYGKRPPPSVGDGKSKRNYSLTNYRKPPPASVGDGKSKRNYSLRNYRKPPPASDEGKPEIFPSNKKHYSLRNYRKPPPASDEGKPENIPLRNSGYQRKNYGGRPPASDEGKPDSQLLHYRDLAIFFFEKDMRPGATMQFQFPRNSNTATFLPRESAQSIPFSSNKLPEIFNHFSVKPTSVEAKTIKQTIEECEAPGLKGEEKYCATSLESMVDFSTSKLGTRNVEAISTEVLERGATMSMHNYTTMPGLKKLAGDKVVVCHKENYPYAVFFCHAIKQTEAYVLSLKADDGMKVKAVTICHLDTSEWDPEHMSFQILNVKPGTTPICHFISTDAIAWVPKHKSA, translated from the exons ATGGGGTTTCATCTCCCACTCATCTTTGCTATTCTCAGT CTAGCAGCGGTTGCACTGGCAAACCATGCTGCTCAACCAGCACCTCAACTTTACTGGAACTCCGTCCTGCCAAACACACAGATGCCAAGATCTATCAGTGAACTTCTGCATCCTG ACTCcacaaatgaagaaaagagcACAAATATCGTGAATGCTGTTGGGGATGGAAAGAACAAACGAAGTTACAGTCTAAGGAATTATGGAAAACGTCCTCCTCCATCTGTTGGGGATGGAAAGAGCAAACGAAATTACAGTCTAACAAATTATAGAAAACCTCCTCCTGCATCTGTTGGGGATGGAAAGAGCAAACGAAATTACAGTCtaagaaattatagaaaaccTCCTCCTGCATCTGACGAGGGCAAACCTGAAATTTTCCCATCGAACAAAAAACATTACAGTCtaagaaattatagaaaaccTCCTCCTGCATCTGACGAGGGCAAACCTGAAAATATCCCATTGAGAAATTCAGGTTACCAACGAAAAAATTATGGAGGACGTCCTCCTGCATCTGACGAGGGCAAACCTGACAGTCAACTACTCCATTATAGAGACTTGGCTATTTTCTTCTTCGAGAAGGACATGCGCCCTGGCGCAACAATGCAGTTCCAATTCCCTAGAAATTCAAACACGGCTACTTTCCTGCCACGTGAAAGTGCTCAATCGATCCCCTTCTCCTCTAACAAACTACCAGAAATTTTCAACCATTTTTCAGTGAAGCCAACATCTGTGGAAGCCAAAACAATTAAGCAAACAATCGAAGAGTGTGAAGCTCCAGGCCTTAAGGGAGAGGAAAAATATTGCGCCACATCTTTAGAATCAATGGTTGATTTTAGCACTTCGAAGCTTGGAACAAGAAACGTTGAAGCAATCTCGACGGAGGTATTGGAAAGAGGAGCCACCATGTCCATGCACAACTATACGACAATGCCGGGACTGAAGAAGTTGGCAGGTGACAAAGTCGTTGTGTGTCATAAGGAGAACTATCCCTATGCTGTGTTTTTCTGCCATGCAATAAAACAAACAGAAGCTTATGTTCTCTCCCTGAAAGCCGATGATGGGATGAAGGTTAAAGCAGTAACCATCTGCCATCTAGACACATCAGAATGGGACCCAGAGCATATGTCCTTCCAAATCCTCAACGTTAAGCCCGGAACCACTCCCATCTGCCATTTCATTTCCACTGATGCTATTGCCTGGGTTCCAAAACACAAATCTGCATGA